CCATTGCTGGCGAAAGAGTAGACCGTCGTGCCGGTGTATATTCTTGTAGAGGGGCAGGAATGGACCAAGGGGAAGTTTGCGAGCCTCTCCGGCCGGATGCTCTCGAACTCGAACAGCACGCCGGCGCCCGGGCAAATGTTGCCACCCTCGTTCCTCAAGAATGCGAATTGTTTCCCCGAGACGATGCCAGGGACTATGAGCCCCGTCTGCGAGGCGAGGGCGGACGGGATGGAGCCGCTTAGTGCATTGCTGTTGAGGTCGAGCCATATGAGATTCCGGCAGCTGCCGAGCTCGGGTGGTATCTCTCCGGAGAGCGAGTTGTTGCCCAATTGGAGGATCGCCAGGTTCTGGAGGTTGCCGATGCCACTGGGGATCCCACCGACAAGGCGATTGCCGGAGAATGACACCCATATAAGGTTCAAGCACTTGGCGAACGATGACGGGATGCTTCCAGTGATGATGTTGTAGCTGAGGATTAACGTCTCCAAGCTAGCACTTTCTGAGCAGAGGTCTTGAGGTATCTCGCCGGAGAGATTGTTAGCCCACATGACCAAATCGGAGAGTTTGGGAAGTGACCAGATTTCCGAAGGGATCGGGCCACTCAAGAAGTTGAAGCTAAGGTCGATGGTCCGGAGATGGGTACACCCGCCCAACTCCGACGGCACGGATCCTGTCAAGAAATTGTTCGGCAGGAGGATCCTCCGGAGAGAAGGAAGAGATGAACAGAAGCCGGATGGGATTTCAATATCGCCGGTGAGCTCGTTCGAGCCCAGGTCGACCTCTTCGAGCAATGTACAGTTGGTCAGCGCCCGCAATGGCACCCGACCGCTGATGTTGTTGAAGGGAAGGTGGAGACGCTTCAGAGAAGGAAGAGTGCTGATGACCTGCTCGATGAAATCACCGGAGAGCTGGTTATTTGCCAGGTCTAGTATCCGGAGCGAAGAGCAGGAGACAAAGGTCGGCGGAAGCCCACCAGTGAGCTGATTTCCCGACAGGGTGAGCTCGGTGATGGCCCCGCATGTCCGGCCTAATTCCGGTGGGATTTCACCTGTAAAGCCATTGTTGGCCAGAGATAGGTGCTTCAAATTGGTGAATTTCTGCCAGAATGCAGGGATTTCATTTGCAAAATGATTGCCCGAGAGATCGAGCCTCTCCAGCTGCCGGCAATTGGCCAAGCTTGGTGGCAGCCCGCTGCCATGGAGGCCATTGTAGGACAAGTCAAGCACCGAGAGACCACCACAGCTCCCAAAGTTGAAGCTTGAGAATTCACCAGAGAGGTTGTTGTAGGAGAGATCCAATTGCTTCAGTGAAGCTGGCGACTTCGATATGAAGTTCGCCGGAATCTCCCCAGAGATAATGTTATAGGAAAGATCGAGGACTGTGAGATTAGTGCAGGACGAAATGCCCCCCAGCTTCCCGGTGAGCTTGTTGTCGGACAAATTGAGATAGTTCAGATTGTTGCACCTCGAAAGCGAGTACTTCAACAGCCCCTGGTCCACTATCCGGTTACGGGACAAATCAAGCACCTGGATCGAAGACCCAAAGGGAGAAATGCCACCGGGGATGGAATTCCTTGATAGGTTGAGTGAGACCAAGCGCCGGCAGGAGGTCAGGAAGTCCCCTGGAATGGTTTCGTTGAAGCTGTTCGACGACAAGTCCACGGTCTCGAAGCTGCAGGGGAGAGAGGAAGCTCTTCCGCTGTAAGAGAGATTGCCGTGGAACAGATTCCCATGGAGATCAACGTTGCGAAGGTCCGGCAACGCCATGAGCGCATCAATGCTAACCCGGCCACTTAGGCCCATGTTGCTCAGGTTCAGGCCTCGCACCCGCCCATCGGCCGGCGAGCAAATCACTCCGGTCCACGAGCACGGGGCGTCCGAATTCGGATTGTTGGAGCTGCTGTTTGTAGCCCAGTTCTTCAAGAAACCTCTGGGGTCGAGCTTGACAGACGAAAACTTGAAGGAGATCAAGGCGGAggcttcgtcggtcgccgccatGGAAGAAGGGGAAGCATACAGGAGAATCAATAGGATGGAGAAGAAGGCCGAGCTGACGCTTTCCATAGCTTGAAACAGTGGAAAGAGCTCAGAAGAAGGGAGACAAGGGGTTCTTTTACAGCTGTTGCACTCTTTCTCCTTGGTTGCTAAAAGTCTCACATTTCGGAGGCTTCCAACGGAAACAGAGAGCTCTGttgatgccaaaaaaaaaaaaaaaaaaggaatttttTCAATCAATCTATACCATTTGGATGCACCAAAAGatgggaaaaaaagagagagagagagaaggatggAATAATTACTGATTGGAGCCTTCAATTCCAAGATCGCCGTTGTTGAAAaagaaatatcaaattttgatacaAACTGGCTTTATTGTTTGCCGAAGAAATCAGAATCTATGGATAAAACCcaataaattaagataaaaaaaatgagtTTTTCGAGGAAAACAGATGGAAAGCTGACATTTTTGAAGCCAGAACTATCTTTGTAAGCTCTGGCCAGCCATCTGATGCGATCTTTGGGAAGAAATGGGATGTAGGAACCTTCTAAACCTCTCGAAAAGGGTTCTTGAAGGAAGGGTTTGAAATAGAAATGGATTCACAGAAGGTGGAAGAGAGAGAGCGggtggaggtggaggtggagggACGTACGGGGGCAAGGTTAGGGAGCCTAATAAACCCCAAGTGGAAGGAACGGGCAAGGACGAAATTGAGAGAGGATTTGGCATTTTAATCATGGGTTTAGGGGGCTTTGTTTGCTTCTGACTTCAATTAtcaaaagaaaaatatagtttcgctaccaaagattatatatatatatatatatagatatatatattccTTACTATCTTAAATTCCGAGTCCAGTCAAACTGGTGGTTTGATTTCTCGAAGGCTGCCTTTTTTTTTGCCTCCCTCTTGCCcaaaaacaaatatatatatatatatatatatatatcaagtcTCTGCCCCACTGCTCCTCCTCTTCTGTCATTTCAACTTTTCCTCGTTCCCACTAATGAATTTTTAATTACAAAGTTTTCTTACCATTCTCCTGATAATTCTTTCTGCTTGTCATCAAATTCTTACACTATCTGGTACGTGAGTTTAAACCAGAAGTACCATATAAAGTTAGTATTGATGGAGGCGCATTTTATACCCTTTAAGCGCTGCAAGGTTGATTGATGGATCGACTTCGTCACCTAGCATTTTGCCATGAAGTTGGCGTATCTCTCTTTTTCAATTATGGAGAAGGTGGGAGATGCATGATAAAAgacgacctttttttttttttttttttgttatccttCCTTATGAGTGTATCACAAGAAATTTAGGCGATAGTCGCACAAGCAAAACAAGTGCCACACTTGCTTTCCCGGAGAACATCATACGGTAGATGCAGAGCTTTCTTATTGCCTCACTTTGACCTGACATACGCAAGATGCTCAAGGGAAAAAAAAGTATGAAAGTTCTAACTCAGCCTcgggcactttttttttttttttttccaagaagAATGAAGTTTTACTTTTTAGAATAATAAAACATTAAAAGTGCGTCAAACAGAAATTAAGATAATCATGAAATATTTGGGTCCGTTACTGTATAAAGTCTCATAGAATTTATTGAGCAAAATATACTTCAAGACTTATTATGCTAATCTAATGAAAGATTTtctaaaaatagatttataaacgAGCAAAATAACACCATGCAAAATAAGTTATCCCAAATGAGTTATCTAATTGAAAAAATTGCTGTTCGGAGGCTTTAAATGCTTATCCCAAATGAGCTATTCAACGAGAAGCCTTGATGAGTACTGCCCCACCCCATTCCCCCCAATGAGAATTATCCATCAtatataattcaaaaattaattttaattgcatGTGTAAATTAATATGCTGGAGCTTTCTTCTAAGCAAAATATGTTGAAGTTTTCGTTACTTGACACTGACTTATAATTCATCATTTATTAAGCTGATTGAAGTTAGAGTTGGGCTTTATTTTGGCTGTTTTTTCTCTTAGTAAACGGTAACGGCCACCCAACTATATGGAGTGTGCAATGATCTACCGGTGTGGGTGCATTAAAAGCAATCTGCACTAGATATCGAACCATCGTACATGAAATCCAGATCAGCATAAAACAACACAATCACAACCATCAGATGGACGAATTGATGTGATAAACCAATTTTATTTGCAATGGGATCGCCATTATAGGTCATTTACGAGACACTTATATGCTACGAGAAATTTAATGCATAGGAAATGATGTAGAAAATTCAATATGAAGCATATTTTCTTGTCTAATTGGAccacataattattattttttaatatatatttaatatttataattttattttttaatttaaaattttgaatgacgaaaatatttttatttttgaaaaaaattaccaTACCTTATATCATTTTACgtacagaaaatcataatttgatgcatgatgttataatatatcataaaatatcataaatttttttaaaaataaaaatattttcattatttaaaatttttaaataaaaaaataatgaaaatattaaaaatgctcctcccatattatgatatcatagaccatattatgacatcttgcttgcagaaagtcataatttaatataggatatcataatattttgagatcatattatgatattctgcatgTAAAAAATCATAGTTTgatgcaagatatcataatatatcatagaatgtcataatattttttaaaaaaagagagatatttttgttatttaaaatttcaaataaaaaaaataaaattatggatattaaatatatattaaaaaataatgattatataaattaattaaataaaattatatattttacatCAGATTTTTT
The DNA window shown above is from Elaeis guineensis isolate ETL-2024a chromosome 8, EG11, whole genome shotgun sequence and carries:
- the LOC105050537 gene encoding LOW QUALITY PROTEIN: brassinosteroid LRR receptor kinase BRL1-like (The sequence of the model RefSeq protein was modified relative to this genomic sequence to represent the inferred CDS: inserted 2 bases in 2 codons), encoding MESVSSAFFSILLILLYASPSSMAATDEASALISFKFSSVKLDPRGFLKNWATNSSSNNPNSDAPCSWTGVICSPADGRVRGLNLSNMGLSGRVSIDALMALPDLRNVDLHGNLFHGNLSYSGRASSLPCSFETVDLSSNSFNETIPGDFLTSCRRLVSLNLSRNSIPGGISPFGSSIQVLDLSRNRIVDQGLLKYSLSRCNNLNYLNLSDNKLTGKLGGISSCTNLTVLDLSYNIISGEIPANFISKSPASLKQLDLSYNNLSGEFSSFNFGSCGGLSVLDLSYNGLHGSGLPPSLANCRQLERLDLSGNHFANEIPAFWQKFTNLKHLSLANNGFTGEIPPELGRTCGAITELTLSGNQLTGGLPPTFVSCSSLRILDLANNQLSGDFIEQVISTLPSLKRLHLPFNNISGRVPLRALTNCTLLEEVDLGSNELTGDIEIPSGFCSSLPSLRRILLPNNFLTGSVPSELGGCTHLRTIDLSFNFLSGPIPSEIWSLPKLSDLVMWANNLSGEIPQDLCSESASLETLILSYNIITGSIPSSFAKCLNLIWVSFSGNRLVGGIPSGIGNLQNLAILQLGNNSLSGEIPPELGSCRNLIWLDLNSNALSGSIPSALASQTGLIVPGIVSGKQFAFLRNEGGNICPGAGVLFEFESIRPERLANFPLVHSCPSTRIYTGTTVYSFASNGSMIYLDLSYNLLSGTVPESLGTMDYLQVLNLGHNKLMGTIPASFGGLRMIGALDLSHNDLTGYIPGXLGTLTFLSDLDVSNNHLTGPIPTSGQLTTFPAARYENNSGLCGVPLPPCGATADDRRGSHPQRRVFGGSILIAVSLFLLILVSLLLVLYKMKRHQKTEELGGGYVESLPTSGTTSWKLSSVLEPLSINVATFEKLLRKLTFAHLLEATNGFSADSLIGSGGFGEVYKAQLKDGSVVAVKKLIHVTSQGDREFTAEMETIGKIKHRNLVPLLGYCKVGDERLLVYEYMKFGSLDMVLHDKSKXDGVELDWAARKKIAIGSARGLAFLHHSCIPHIIHRDMKSSNVLLDENLEARVSDFGMARLVNALDTHLSVSTLAGTPGYVPPEYYQSFRCTTKGDVYSYGVVLLELLSGKKPIDPLEFGDNNLVDWAKKMVKENRSNEIFDPELLGKRSGEAELYRYLKIACECLDDRPLRRPTMIQVMAMFKDLQIDTDSDFLDGFSIGRTIIDESREKAP